One Castanea sativa cultivar Marrone di Chiusa Pesio chromosome 4, ASM4071231v1 DNA window includes the following coding sequences:
- the LOC142632783 gene encoding uncharacterized protein LOC142632783 produces the protein MDSIIDFLVEDQVPTDEKEAVRECRVAARYWLSADRKLYRRSFGGPYLQCLPLSKVDELLMELHKGLCGSHVGERSLAHRVMTQGFWWPQIQKDAAEYWAEVEALANIRDVDVKKFVWRNIVTRFGLPESLVSDNGLQFDSKTFHKFCSNLGIKNKYSTLAYSQSNSQVEATNKTIVNGLKKRLEGSKGKWAEELPSVLWAYRMTTRRSTGETPFSLTYGVKAIILAEVNLCSAWVSKFALLENDELMMNRLDLLEEYRESATICLAKYQKKLAQR, from the exons ATGGATTCAATCATTGACTTCTTGGTCGAGGATCAAGTGCCAACTGATGAAAAAGAAGCAGTTAGGGAATGTCGGGTAGCCGCTCGGTATTGGCTATCGGCAGACCGTAAGCTGTATCGGAGGTCTTTCGGAGGACCTTACCTTCAGTGCTTACCCCTTAGCAAGGTTGATGAGCTCCTGATGGAACTCCATAAGGGGTTGTGCGGCAGTCATGTTGGAGAACGTTCATTAGCCCACCGAGTAATGACTCAAGGATTTTGGTGGCCACAGATACAAAAGGATGCTGCCGAATAC tgggcAGAGGTTGAGGCATTGGCCAATATTCGGGACGTAGACGTTAAGAAATTTGTGTGGAGAAACATAGTAACAAGATTTGGACTGCCAGAGTCCCTGGTATCTGATAATGGGTTGCAATTTGATAGCAAGACCTTCCACAAGTTCTGTAGCAATCTTGGTATCAAGAACAAGTATTCCACCCTGGCATACTCACAGAGTAACAGCCAGGTCGAGGCCACTAACAAAACAATTGTGAACGGGCTGAAGAAAAGATTGGAAGGTTCCAAGGGTAAGTGGGCCGAGGAGTTGCCCAGCGTTTTATGGGCATATCGGATGACCACAAGACGTTCCACGGGAGAAACTCCATTTTCTCTAACGTATGGAGTAAAAGCAATCATATTGGCCGAAGTGAATTTGTGTAGTGCTTGGGTTTCGAAATTTGCCCTCCTTGAGAATGACGAGTTGATGATGAATCGGCTAGACTTATTAGAAGAATATCGGGAATCAGCAACCATATGTCTCGCTAAGTACCAGAAGAAACTTGCTCAGAGGTAA